A region of the Pseudomonas sp. J452 genome:
TGGGCGATAGAACTGGGCATTCTGCGTAAGTAGAAGATCTTGCGACATCACGGTCCTTCCTTGGAATTCTGGCAGTTAGTGGCATAACGCCACCTATATCTCTGATGTACGGCATACGCCCCCCCAGCGTCAAGTCAGGCAGCCCTTACCTGGCCAATTCTGGCCGTTCTTTGGACGCAACAGTGGCGCAAGCCCCCCCGTAATCAACCCCTATACAAATGAAACCAAGAGAACTGCACCGTTGACGCTGCAGCAGTAGAAGTGCAGTAGTGCATGAGCTGCCAATGGGCCCGGCCTCAAGCGGGTGCGTCGCAAAAATAGCGCTGTTACGAACACACTGCACCGGCATCCCTTTACCCCTTGCCGCGTGAATCGCGGGTAAGGCTTGGCAAATAGCGAAGAGGGCTGAAGAATGGCCTCGTCGATCACGGAAGGTCACTGAGGCAAAATTTGGTGATTCACGAATCATCCTGGCCGGAAGCTTCAGCGGACTTGTTCCGCCACGCCACGGCGGAAAAGGCAGCCCTCTATCGCGCCATCATGGAGGTGTTCGCGGCTGCCAAGCGCCAGTACCGCCTGCAATTACGGCCCGACGAAGTATTGTCCGAGGCGAAATGGGGTCAACGGACGCCACCGGCTCAGGAGGAGGTTGCCGCTGCATTAGCTCAGTTGGCGGCCTGGGGCAATCTCGAATCGCAGCCGGACATGACGCGTGTATCCACGCTCAATGACTATTACCGGGCACGTTTTCTCTATCGGCTATCGCGCGGCGGCGAGGCAGTAGAGGCAGGGCTGACCGCGTTCGCGCAGAGCCTCCGTCATAGAGCCGAGCTACAAACGGTCGCGCTGGAGGATATCGACAGCCGTCTACAGGCCTTGCAGCGACTAATGCGCGAAGCGCAATCCAGGGATGACTTGGATACTGCCAAGGCACATGAAATTCTGCGTGATCTGGTGCGAGTGTTTGAGGGCCTTGCTGAAAACGCCCAAGCGTTCATGGCTGGGGTGGCGCGTAGTTTGGAATTGCAGCAGGCCGACGCAACCACATTGGTCGCCTACAAGCGACGGTTGATCGACTATCTCGAACGCTTCATGGGCGATCTGATCCGTCGCTCCGACGCCATCGCTCGCACGTTGCATGACCTGTCCACCTCCATCGACTACGTCTTGCGCCAAGTCGCCACACGTGAAGCACGTGATACCGCCCCCGACGGCACTGGCGAACAGGCAGAGGAAGCACAACGCCGCCAGGATATCTGGCGCGAGCGCTGGAAAGGATTACGCGGTTGGTTCCTGGCAACCGGCAACGAACCACCTCAAGCAGAACTGCTGCGTGCAAGGGCACGCTCGGCGATTCCGCAACTGTTAAGTGCCATCGCGACGATCAATGAGCGCCGCAGTGGGCGCAGCGATCGGTCGGCCGATTTCCGAGTATTGGCGCAGTGGTTCGCTGCATGCGACACCGACAACGATGCTCACCGTCTTGCGCATGCAGCATTCGCGCTACAGCCAGCACGCCACTTCTCACTTGAGGTTGCTGACGCAGACGACGTGCCAGCGAGCACCTCTTGGCTGGATGCACCGCCGCTGATCATCAATCCTCGCCTGCGCGAGTACGGAGAAGCCGCACCGCGTGGCGCACTGGCGAAAGTGCGGGATCGTAGCCGGGATCGTGCGCTGATGGCTCAGCAATTAGCGGAGGAATCGCGTCAAGTCGAAGCTGCTCGACGGAGATTGGCGACCGGCAGCCCGACTCGCCTATCGGAGCTAGGTGAGCTCGATGTGCAAGCTTTCGGCCTCTTTCTAGGATTGCTTGGCGAGGCACTGGCTGAACAACAGGACCCGAACAGCCCTGTCGAGCGCCAAACGGGCGACGGTCTGCTGCATATTCGCCTGGAACCTCTGGCTGAAAACAGCCGCGCCCAAATCTGCACGGCCGCCGGCGTGTTCTCCGGCCGGGATCATCTGCTGACGATCCGGCTCACCGAGGACAGATCATGAGCATACCCTCGTCCCGCCGTGGCATCCGACATGTCGGAGAAACACAGAAGGCGCAGCAACAAGACGAATTCCGCCGGGCTCTGCGCAGCCTGCTGATGTGCCCGCTCATGCCGCCAGGGCACGCGGACTTCCCCGCAGTACGTCGCCAAGCCGAGCGCCTGCGCGAGTGGTTCGCCCGCGAGACCGGCTGGCCGCTGCATGTGGACCGCGAGGGTGCCCGCCTGTTCAAGCGCCCGGCCGACCTGTCCGCCCCGACCCGCGGCCTGCCGGACTATGACCGACGTCGCTATGTACTGCTGAGTCTGGCTGCTGCAGTGCTGGAGCGAGCCGACCCGCAGATCACCCTGCGACAGATCGGCGAACGGATCGTACAACAAGCCGCCGACCCGGCATTGCAGACATTGGGTTTCGCCTTCACCTTGCACGGCGCTGCCGAAAGGCGCGAGTTGGTCATGGTGTGCCGTACCCTCCTGGCTCATGGCGTTCTCGAACGTGTCGCTGGCGAGGAAGAGAGTTACGTACAGGACGGCAGCGGGCCACAGTCCGACGCGCTCTACGACATTCACCGGCGCTTGCTGGCCGGCCTGCTGGCGGCGGTGCGCGGGCCCTCGACCTGGAGCACAGAGGAGACTCCGGGAAATACCGAGGCGCGGCTGCATGCACTGGTGACCGGCTTTACAGCGGACAGCGAGCAAGGCAGGCGCGACGCCATACGCCACCACCTGGCGCGACGCCTGCTCGACGATCCGGTGCTGTATACCGACAGCCTGGATGAAGAGACGCGCAGCTATTTCCTCAATCAGCGGGGTGTTCTCGCCAACCGCCTGTGTGAAGCCACCGGACTGGTCGCCGAGCAACGTGCCGAAGGCCTGGCCCTGATCGATGAGAGCGGGCAACTGACGGATGTAGCCATGCCCGCCGAGGGCACTGAGGCTCATGTAACGCTGCTGGTAGCGGAGTACCTAGCTCGGCGTCTGCGGGATAAACGTGCCCCATTGCGAGCGACCGAAAGCGAGATTGCCCTGTTCCTGCGCGAGGCCGCTGGGCGATATGGCCGCTACTGGCGCAAATCGGCGCGCGCGCCAGGCGCCGAACACGAGCTGGCGGAAATCGCCATCGTTCGCCTATGTCGTCTGGGCCTAATGCTGCGTGATATGCATGGCGTACATCCGTTGCCCGCCATCGCCCGCTTCTCCCTCGGACAGACCGAGGTACGCAACGCCCTGGGGGCCGAAACCCTGTTTCTAACCGAGCCTGACGCATGACCAGCGACCTATTCATCACCTCCTCCCGCCCCGCACTGCCCAAACCTCTGCGCGAACGCTGGCAGCCCTTACGTCTTGGCCTCGTCGAACTGTTCCACTACGACAGCGAGGAGTTCTGGTTCCACGATGGTCATTTACTTCTACGCGGCAATAACGGCACCGGGAAATCCAAGGTGCTGTCGCTGACCTTACCGTTGCTGCTGGACGCACAATTGCGCTCGTCGCGCGTCGAGCCCGACGGTGATAGCGGCAAGAAGATGGCCTGGAACCTCCTGGTCGGCAACTATCCCCGCCGTATCGGCTACAGCTGGATCGAGTTCGGCCGACGCGAGCTCGATGGCCGCCCCCGCTACCTGACCCTGGGGGTCGGTTTGTCGGCAGTCGATGGCCGGGCTCAAGTGGACAGCTGGTTTTTCATCGTGGAAGGTGACGGCACGACACTAGACCCACGTATCGGCGAAGATCTCTGGCTTACCACTGCCGAGCGCCAGGTTCTTACTCGCGAGCGCTTGCGCGATGCACTTGGCGGACGCGGTCAGCTATTCGAAAACCATCAGCTGTATCGCCGTGCCGTGGACGAGC
Encoded here:
- a CDS encoding TIGR02678 family protein, coding for MSIPSSRRGIRHVGETQKAQQQDEFRRALRSLLMCPLMPPGHADFPAVRRQAERLREWFARETGWPLHVDREGARLFKRPADLSAPTRGLPDYDRRRYVLLSLAAAVLERADPQITLRQIGERIVQQAADPALQTLGFAFTLHGAAERRELVMVCRTLLAHGVLERVAGEEESYVQDGSGPQSDALYDIHRRLLAGLLAAVRGPSTWSTEETPGNTEARLHALVTGFTADSEQGRRDAIRHHLARRLLDDPVLYTDSLDEETRSYFLNQRGVLANRLCEATGLVAEQRAEGLALIDESGQLTDVAMPAEGTEAHVTLLVAEYLARRLRDKRAPLRATESEIALFLREAAGRYGRYWRKSARAPGAEHELAEIAIVRLCRLGLMLRDMHGVHPLPAIARFSLGQTEVRNALGAETLFLTEPDA
- a CDS encoding TIGR02677 family protein gives rise to the protein MFRHATAEKAALYRAIMEVFAAAKRQYRLQLRPDEVLSEAKWGQRTPPAQEEVAAALAQLAAWGNLESQPDMTRVSTLNDYYRARFLYRLSRGGEAVEAGLTAFAQSLRHRAELQTVALEDIDSRLQALQRLMREAQSRDDLDTAKAHEILRDLVRVFEGLAENAQAFMAGVARSLELQQADATTLVAYKRRLIDYLERFMGDLIRRSDAIARTLHDLSTSIDYVLRQVATREARDTAPDGTGEQAEEAQRRQDIWRERWKGLRGWFLATGNEPPQAELLRARARSAIPQLLSAIATINERRSGRSDRSADFRVLAQWFAACDTDNDAHRLAHAAFALQPARHFSLEVADADDVPASTSWLDAPPLIINPRLREYGEAAPRGALAKVRDRSRDRALMAQQLAEESRQVEAARRRLATGSPTRLSELGELDVQAFGLFLGLLGEALAEQQDPNSPVERQTGDGLLHIRLEPLAENSRAQICTAAGVFSGRDHLLTIRLTEDRS